Proteins from one Escherichia coli genomic window:
- the gcvT gene encoding glycine cleavage system aminomethyltransferase GcvT translates to MAQQTPLYEQHTLCGARMVDFHGWMMPLHYGSQIDEHHAVRTDAGMFDVSHMTIVDLRGSRTREFLRYLLANDVAKLTKSGKALYSGMLNASGGVIDDLIVYYFTEDFFRLVVNSATREKDLSWITQHAEPFGIEITVRDDLSMIAVQGPNAQAKAATLFNDAQRQAVEGMKSFFGVQAGDLFIATTGYTGEAGYEIALPNEKAADFWRALVEAGVKPCGLGARDTLRLEAGMNLYGQEMDETISPLAANMGWTIAWEPTDRDFIGREALEAQREHGTEKLVGLVMTEKGVLRNELPVRFTDAQGNQHEGIITSGTFSPTLGYSIALARVPEGIGETAIVQIRNREMPVKVTKPVFVRNGKAVA, encoded by the coding sequence ATGGCACAACAGACTCCTTTGTACGAACAACACACGCTTTGCGGCGCCCGCATGGTGGATTTCCACGGCTGGATGATGCCGCTGCATTACGGTTCGCAAATCGACGAACATCATGCGGTACGTACCGATGCCGGAATGTTTGATGTGTCACATATGACCATCGTCGATCTTCGCGGCAGTCGCACCCGGGAGTTTCTGCGTTATCTGCTGGCTAACGATGTGGCGAAGCTCACCAAAAGCGGCAAAGCCCTTTACTCGGGGATGTTGAATGCCTCTGGCGGTGTGATAGATGACCTTATCGTCTACTACTTTACTGAAGATTTCTTCCGCCTCGTTGTTAACTCCGCCACCCGCGAAAAAGACCTCTCCTGGATTACCCAACACGCTGAACCCTTCGGTATCGAAATTACCGTTCGTGATGACCTTTCCATGATTGCCGTTCAAGGACCGAATGCGCAGGCAAAAGCTGCCACACTGTTTAATGATGCTCAGCGTCAGGCGGTGGAAGGGATGAAATCCTTCTTTGGCGTGCAGGCTGGCGATCTGTTTATTGCCACCACCGGTTATACCGGTGAAGCGGGCTACGAAATTGCGCTGCCCAATGAAAAAGCGGCGGATTTCTGGCGTGCGCTGGTGGAAGCGGGCGTTAAGCCCTGCGGTCTGGGCGCTCGTGACACACTGCGTCTGGAAGCGGGTATGAATCTTTATGGTCAGGAGATGGACGAAACCATTTCTCCTTTAGCAGCCAACATGGGCTGGACCATCGCCTGGGAACCGACTGATCGTGACTTTATCGGTCGTGAAGCTCTGGAAGCGCAGCGTGAACATGGCACAGAAAAACTGGTTGGTCTGGTGATGACCGAAAAAGGCGTGCTGCGTAATGAACTGCCGGTACGTTTTACCGATGCGCAGGGCAATCAGCATGAAGGCATTATCACCAGCGGTACTTTCTCCCCGACGTTGGGTTACAGCATTGCGCTGGCACGCGTGCCGGAAGGTATTGGCGAAACGGCGATTGTGCAAATTCGCAACCGTGAAATGCCGGTAAAAGTGACGAAACCTGTTTTTGTGCGTAACGGCAAAGCCGTCGCGTGA
- the ubiI gene encoding FAD-dependent 2-octaprenylphenol hydroxylase, translated as MQSVDVAIVGGGMVGLAVACGLQGSGLRVAVLEQRVPEPLAADAPPQLRVSAINAASEKLLTRLGVWQDILSRRASCYHGMEVWDKDSFGHISFDDQSMGYSHLGHIVENSVIHYALWNKAQQSSDISLLAPAELQQVAWGENETFLTLKDGSMLTARLVIGADGANSWLRNKADIPLTFWDYLHHALVATIRTEEPHDAVARQVFHGEGILAFLPLSDPHLCSIVWSLSPEEAQRMQQAGEDEFNRELNIAFDNRLGLCKVESERLVFPLTGRYARQFAAHRLALVGDAAHTIHPLAGQGVNLGFMDAAELIAELKRLHRQGKDIGQYIYLRRYERSRKHSAALMLAGMQGFRDLFSGANPAKKLLRDIGLKLADTLPGVKPQLLRQAMGLNDLPEWLR; from the coding sequence ATGCAAAGTGTTGATGTAGCCATTGTTGGCGGCGGCATGGTGGGGCTGGCGGTTGCCTGCGGCTTGCAGGGCAGCGGCTTACGCGTTGCCGTATTGGAGCAGCGCGTACCGGAACCCCTGGCGGCGGATGCACCACCACAACTGCGCGTTTCGGCTATCAATGCCGCCAGCGAAAAATTACTCACCCGTCTTGGCGTCTGGCAGGACATTCTCTCTCGTAGGGCCAGTTGTTATCACGGTATGGAAGTGTGGGACAAAGACAGTTTTGGTCACATTTCGTTTGACGATCAAAGCATGGGCTATAGCCATCTTGGGCATATCGTTGAAAATTCAGTCATTCACTACGCGCTGTGGAACAAAGCACAGCAGTCCTCAGATATCAGCCTGTTAGCCCCTGCAGAATTACAGCAGGTCGCCTGGGGAGAGAACGAAACCTTCCTGACGCTGAAAGATGGCAGCATGTTAACGGCGCGTCTGGTAATTGGCGCAGACGGCGCTAATTCCTGGTTGCGCAACAAAGCCGATATTCCGCTGACTTTCTGGGATTATCTGCATCACGCGCTGGTGGCGACCATTCGCACGGAAGAACCGCATGATGCGGTGGCGCGACAGGTTTTCCATGGCGAAGGCATTCTGGCCTTTTTGCCGCTTAGCGATCCGCATCTTTGCTCAATTGTCTGGTCACTGTCCCCAGAGGAAGCACAGCGGATGCAGCAGGCAGGCGAAGACGAATTTAACCGCGAGTTAAATATCGCTTTTGATAATCGCCTGGGCTTATGCAAGGTTGAGAGTGAACGCCTGGTGTTCCCGCTGACTGGGCGTTATGCGCGCCAGTTTGCCGCGCACCGTCTGGCGCTGGTGGGCGACGCCGCGCATACCATTCACCCGTTGGCGGGGCAGGGGGTGAATCTCGGCTTTATGGATGCTGCAGAGCTGATTGCTGAACTGAAACGGTTACATCGTCAGGGTAAAGACATCGGGCAGTACATTTACCTGCGTCGCTATGAGCGTAGCCGCAAGCACAGTGCGGCGCTGATGCTGGCAGGTATGCAGGGATTCCGCGATCTGTTTTCCGGGGCTAATCCGGCGAAAAAACTGCTGCGTGATATTGGCCTGAAACTAGCCGACACGCTTCCTGGCGTTAAGCCACAACTTCTCCGCCAGGCAATGGGATTAAACGATTTGCCTGAATGGCTGCGTTAA
- the ubiH gene encoding 2-octaprenyl-6-methoxyphenyl hydroxylase, translating to MSVIIVGGGMAGATLALAISRLSHGALPVHLIEATAPESHAHPGFDGRAIALAAGTCQQLARIGVWQSLADCATAITSVHVSDRGHAGFVTLAAEDYQLAALGQVVELHNVGQRLFALLRKAPGVTLHCPDRVANVARAQSHVEVTLESGETLTGCVLVAADGTHSALATACGVDWQQEPYEQLAVIANVATSVAHEGRAFERFTQYGPLAMLPMSDGRCSLVWCHPLERREEVLSWSDETFCRELQSAFGWRLGKITHAGKRSAYPLALTRAARPITHRTVLVGNAAQTLHPIAGQGFNLGMRDVMSLAETLTQAQERGEDIGDYGVLCRYQQRRQSDREATIGVTDSLVHLFANRWAPLVVGRNFGLMTMELFTPARDVLAQRTLGWVAR from the coding sequence ATGAGCGTAATCATCGTCGGTGGCGGCATGGCGGGCGCGACGTTGGCGCTGGCTATTTCCCGGTTAAGTCACGGGGCGCTGCCGGTACATTTGATTGAAGCGACTGCGCCAGAGTCACATGCTCATCCGGGCTTTGATGGACGAGCTATTGCGCTGGCGGCGGGTACTTGTCAGCAACTGGCGCGCATCGGCGTCTGGCAATCTCTGGCTGATTGCGCAACCGCCATCACCAGCGTGCATGTCAGCGATCGTGGTCATGCCGGATTCGTCACCCTCGCCGCAGAAGATTACCAACTGGCGGCGCTGGGGCAGGTTGTCGAATTGCATAATGTCGGGCAACGGCTGTTTGCATTACTGCGCAAAGCACCTGGCGTAACGCTGCATTGCCCTGATCGCGTGGCTAACGTTGCCCGTGCTCAGAGTCACGTTGAAGTGACGCTGGAGAGTGGCGAGACGCTGACGGGCTGCGTGCTGGTAGCCGCTGATGGCACCCATTCCGCGTTAGCCACCGCGTGCGGTGTTGACTGGCAGCAGGAGCCTTACGAACAACTGGCCGTGATTGCGAACGTTGCGACTTCCGTTGCGCACGAAGGCCGGGCGTTTGAGCGTTTCACACAATATGGCCCGTTGGCGATGTTGCCGATGTCTGACGGACGCTGTTCGCTGGTCTGGTGTCATCCACTGGAACGGCGCGAAGAGGTGCTGTCGTGGAGCGACGAGACGTTTTGCCGTGAACTCCAGTCGGCCTTTGGTTGGCGACTTGGGAAAATTACCCACGCTGGTAAACGCAGTGCTTACCCGCTGGCGTTAACCCGCGCCGCCAGACCTATTACCCATCGTACCGTGCTGGTGGGCAATGCGGCGCAAACTCTGCACCCGATTGCCGGGCAAGGGTTCAACCTCGGTATGCGAGATGTGATGAGCCTTGCGGAAACCCTGACTCAGGCGCAAGAGCGCGGAGAAGACATAGGTGATTACGGCGTATTGTGCCGTTATCAGCAGCGTCGGCAGAGCGATCGCGAAGCAACCATCGGTGTCACGGACAGCCTTGTACATCTTTTTGCTAACCGTTGGGCACCGTTGGTTGTCGGGCGCAACTTCGGGCTGATGACGATGGAACTATTCACTCCGGCACGCGATGTGCTGGCGCAGCGCACCCTCGGTTGGGTGGCGCGTTAA